The Juglans regia cultivar Chandler chromosome 2, Walnut 2.0, whole genome shotgun sequence genome includes a window with the following:
- the LOC108995413 gene encoding glycine-rich protein DOT1-like, translating into MDGVAASGPGEGGDIGNNGDGSGAEGEDDGPVDGVGLSGLVGTDVGGLAGAVTGVDAAGGVETVGGVAVGEVGGFAMLGDGLAVEVGGVETLGGLAVVVGGGVAVVIGGEAVEAVGADNGA; encoded by the coding sequence ATGGATGGAGTCGCTGCTTCTGGTCCTGGGGAAGGAGGAGACATAGGCAATAATGGCGATGGTTCTGGGGCAGAGGGTGAAGATGATGGGCCAGTAGATGGGGTTGGGCTCTCTGGGCTTGTTGGAACGGATGTAGGAGGGCTCGCCGGCGCTGTAACCGGAGTGGATGCTGCGGGAGGTGTAGAAACTGTTGGTGGGGTGGCTGTGGGGGAGGTTGGAGGATTCGCAATGCTTGGTGATGGGCTGGCTGTCGAGGTTGGAGGAGTTGAAACGCTTGGTGGGTTGGCTGTGGTCGTTGGCGGCGGAGTAGCGGTTGTCATTGGTGGTGAGGCGGTGGAGGCTGTGGGTGCAGATAATGGAGCTTGA